Proteins found in one Zea mays cultivar B73 chromosome 1, Zm-B73-REFERENCE-NAM-5.0, whole genome shotgun sequence genomic segment:
- the LOC100384002 gene encoding Probable N-acetyltransferase HLS1, producing MVEAPAVVVVVRAYDAARDRVGVEEVERACEVGCSGGGKMCLFTDLLGDPLCRIRHSPDSLMLVAETATGPNSTEIAGVVRGCVKTVVSAGTTTTQQANKDDPIYTKVGYILGLRVSPSHRRKGVGKKLVDRMEEWFRQRGAEYSYMATEQDNEASVRLFTGRCGYAKFRTPSVLVHPVFRHALRPSRSAAIVALEPREAELLYRWHFAGVEFFPADIGAVLSNALSLGTFLALPSSPARWEGAEAFVAAPPASWAVLSVWNCMDAFRLEVRGAPRLMRAAAGATRLVDRAAPWLGIPSIPNLFAPFGLYFLYGLGGAGPDAPRLARALCRSAHNMARDGGCGVVATEVGACEPVRAGVPHWARLGAEDLWCIKRLADGYGSGPLGDWTKAPARRSIFIDPREF from the exons ATGGTCGAGGCGCCGGCCGTCGTGGTGGTGGTGCGGGCGTACGACGCCGCGCGCGACCGCGTCGGCGTGGAGGAGGTGGAGCGCGCGTGCGAGGTCGGGTGCAGCGGCGGCGGCAAGATGTGCCTCTTCACGGACCTCCTCGGCGACCCGCTCTGCCGCATTCGCCACTCGCCGGACTCCCTCATGCTG GTCGCAGAGACAGCAACCGGCCCCAACAGCACGGAGATCGCCGGAGTCGTCCGCGGCTGCGTCAAGACCGTCGTCTCTGCTGGCACCACCACCACCCAGCAGGCTAATAAGGACGACCCCATCTACACCAAGGTTGGctacatcctcggcctccgcgtcTCGCCCAGCCACCG GAGGAAAGGGGTGGGGAAGAAGCTGGTGGATCGTATGGAGGAGTGGTTCCGGCAAAGGGGGGCCGAGTACTCGTACATGGCGACGGAGCAGGACAACGAGGCGTCGGTGCGGCTGTTCACGGGCCGCTGCGGCTACGCCAAGTTCCGCACGCCGTCCGTGCTGGTGCACCCGGTGTTCCGGCACGCCCTGAGGCCGTCCCGGAGCGCGGCCATCGTGGCCCTGGAGCCGCGGGAGGCGGAGCTGCTGTACCGCTGGCACTTCGCCGGCGTGGAGTTCTTCCCCGCCGACATCGGCGCCGTGCTATCCAACGCGCTGTCGCTGGGCACGTTCCTGGCGCTGCCGTCGTCGCCGGCGCGGTGGGAGGGCGCGGAGGCGTTCGTGGCGGCGCCGCCGGCGTCGTGGGCCGTGCTGAGCGTGTGGAACTGCATGGACGCCTTCCGGCTGGAGGTGCGCGGGGCGCCGCGCCTGATGCGCGCCGCGGCGGGCGCCACGCGGCTGGTGGACCGCGCGGCGCCGTGGCTCGGGATCCCCTCCATCCCCAACCTGTTCGCGCCGTTCGGGCTCTACTTCCTCTACGGCCTGGGCGGCGCCGGGCCCGACGCGCCCAGGCTCGCCCGCGCGCTGTGCCGCAGCGCGCACAACATGGCGCGCGACGGCGGGTGCGGCGTGGTGGCCACCGAGGTCGGCGCCTGCGAGCCCGTCCGCGCCGGGGTGCCGCACTGGGCGCGGCTAGGCGCCGAGGACCTCTGGTGCATCAAGCGGCTCGCGGACGGCTACGGCTCCGGCCCGCTCGGCGACTGGACCAAGGCGCCGGCCAGACGCTCCATATTCATCGACCCGAGGGAGTTTTAG
- the LOC100284288 gene encoding Zinc finger protein 1 has product MSSMELLHAVVPEKQSEEEVAPAATTTSSSATATGGDEGAHVPQGWAKRKRSRRQRSEEENLALCLLMLSRGGHHRVQAPPTPVPSAAPAAAEFRCSVCGKSFSSYQALGGHKTSHRVKLPTPPPPPTAAAVTVSAAVPVPEAPAPITVVVPPLPPVEVGREPATSSTAASSDGAASSRVHRCSVCHKEFPTGQALGGHKRKHYDGGVGSAAASTDVPAAPAETSAEVGSSAARAFDLNLPAVPEFVFRCGKPGKMWEEDEEVQSPLAFKKPRLLMTA; this is encoded by the coding sequence ATGTCTTCCATGGAGCTGCTCCACGCCGTCGTCCCGGAGAAGCAGAGCGAGGAGGAGGTCGCGCCCGCAGCGACGACCACGAGCAGCAGCGCCACCGCCACGGGCGGGGACGAGGGCGCCCACGTGCCCCAGGGGTGGGCCAAGAGGAAGCGCTCGCGCCGCCAGCGATCGGAGGAGGAGAACCTCGCGCTCTGCCTCCTCATGCTCTCCCGCGGTGGCCACCACCGCGTCCAGGCGCCGCCAACGCCGGTCCCGTCCGCGGCGCCGGCCGCCGCGGAGTTCAGGTGCTCCGTCTGCGGCAAGTCCTTCAGCTCCTACCAGGCGCTGGGGGGCCACAAGACCAGCCACCGGGTCAAGCTGCcgacgcctcctcctcctcctactGCCGCCGCTGTAACTGTCTCGGCAGCAGTGCCCGTCCCGGAGGCCCCCGCCCCGATCACCGTCGTCGTCCCGCCGCTGCCGCCAGTCGAGGTCGGCCGCGAGCCGGCCACGTCATCCACCGCCGCGTCCTCCGACGGGGCGGCCTCGAGCAGAGTCCACAGGTGCTCCGTCTGCCACAAGGAGTTCCCGACCGGCCAGGCGCTCGGCGGGCACAAGAGGAAGCACTACGACGGGGGCGTCGGCAGCGCCGCCGCGTCCACCGACGTCCCGGCGGCGCCCGCCGAGACGTCCGCCGAGGTCGGGAGCTCCGCCGCGCGTGCGTTCGACCTCAACCTCCCGGCCGTGCCGGAGTTCGTGTTCCGGTGCGGCAAGCCCGGCAAGATGTGGGAGGAGGACGAGGAGGTGCAGAGCCCCCTCGCCTTCAAGAAGCCCCGCCTCCTCATGACCGCGTGA